In Desulfovibrio sp. 86, the following proteins share a genomic window:
- a CDS encoding YcaO-like family protein produces the protein MIRDDAPSTDQLPILDYAYTHEETQATTGYFSCVPPSDLDFAAALARLEAAPMDDFLHQHLLRLLSAEKTEELTRLAATCYDAANDAFIRPVLAALLLECGILLPRHAQACAGFPADAGRRLAHASPALYLRAASQPDAEASAAWSELFRDNICEHHALPRPSEAGIAPLFPNEEIEKTAMAMAAHAGKMAEQHARLRADPAPAWERPPAQQTFLRALDALMESGTIAGAEMRHEASLSPIALLRSWLVDIEVCSNAVRHRLRGQATAYGRGMSLAAARASYAMEIVERASAYVSVGPARAGAKGEAGQVVGRKHAMPLYKARFSELQAQGRAALDPNLLPVEAPYMDAPLHWLTAVGADGRPVLVPAQAVFLFCNLDEPALFLAGGSTGLASGNTLDEARQAALTEIFERDAEATTPFSRLQCFRLKSRDARMQSLLDDYAACGISVQFQDITTEFGLPVYQCFVMGRDGGIARATGANLNGQRAALAALTETPWPYSTSQSTRPRPSGPGLAGLPVRFLEDLPDYSLASPVDNCRLLEAVLAEHGRTPLYVDISRKDFDLPVVRAIVPGLALTGEWDRFSRPGKRLFARYASLFT, from the coding sequence ATGATCAGGGACGATGCTCCTTCAACCGACCAGTTGCCAATACTCGACTACGCCTACACGCATGAAGAGACTCAGGCCACCACGGGATATTTTTCCTGTGTGCCGCCGTCTGATCTCGACTTTGCCGCCGCTTTGGCGCGCCTTGAAGCCGCGCCCATGGACGATTTTTTACATCAGCATCTTTTGCGTTTGCTGAGCGCTGAAAAAACCGAGGAACTGACACGTCTGGCGGCCACCTGCTACGATGCGGCCAATGACGCCTTCATACGACCGGTTCTGGCGGCCTTGCTGCTGGAATGCGGTATTTTGCTGCCCCGGCATGCGCAGGCCTGCGCCGGTTTTCCCGCTGATGCGGGCAGGCGCCTGGCTCACGCCAGTCCGGCGTTGTACCTGCGTGCAGCCAGCCAGCCCGATGCGGAAGCCAGCGCCGCCTGGAGCGAACTGTTTCGCGACAATATTTGCGAACATCATGCCTTGCCGCGCCCATCCGAGGCTGGCATCGCCCCGCTGTTCCCGAATGAAGAAATTGAAAAAACAGCCATGGCCATGGCCGCCCATGCGGGCAAGATGGCGGAACAGCATGCGCGTCTGCGCGCCGATCCCGCGCCCGCCTGGGAGCGTCCGCCAGCGCAGCAGACCTTTTTGCGCGCGCTGGATGCCCTTATGGAGTCGGGAACCATCGCCGGGGCAGAAATGCGGCACGAAGCTTCGCTTTCGCCCATAGCCCTGCTGCGTTCCTGGCTGGTGGACATCGAGGTGTGCAGCAATGCTGTGCGCCACCGGCTGCGCGGTCAGGCCACTGCCTACGGACGGGGAATGTCCCTGGCAGCGGCCAGGGCTTCCTATGCGATGGAAATTGTTGAAAGGGCCAGTGCCTATGTGAGCGTTGGCCCGGCCAGGGCTGGCGCAAAGGGCGAAGCAGGGCAGGTAGTTGGCCGCAAGCATGCCATGCCTCTCTACAAGGCCCGTTTTTCTGAATTGCAGGCGCAGGGCAGGGCGGCCCTTGATCCCAATCTTCTGCCGGTTGAAGCGCCGTATATGGATGCGCCCCTGCACTGGCTCACCGCCGTGGGGGCCGATGGCCGCCCGGTGCTTGTTCCGGCTCAGGCCGTGTTTCTGTTCTGTAATCTGGATGAACCGGCCCTGTTTCTGGCTGGCGGCTCAACGGGGCTCGCTTCGGGCAATACTCTGGATGAGGCCAGGCAGGCTGCCCTGACGGAGATTTTTGAGCGCGACGCCGAAGCCACCACGCCCTTCAGCCGTTTGCAGTGCTTCCGCCTTAAAAGCCGTGATGCCCGCATGCAGTCCCTGCTGGACGACTATGCGGCCTGCGGCATCAGCGTGCAGTTTCAGGATATCACCACCGAATTCGGCCTTCCCGTGTACCAGTGCTTTGTCATGGGACGTGACGGCGGCATCGCCCGCGCCACGGGAGCCAACCTCAATGGGCAGCGGGCGGCCCTGGCGGCGCTGACCGAAACGCCCTGGCCGTATTCGACGTCTCAAAGCACGCGGCCCCGGCCTTCCGGCCCCGGCCTTGCGGGCCTGCCTGTGCGCTTTCTTGAAGATCTGCCGGACTACAGCCTTGCATCGCCCGTTGACAACTGCCGTCTGCTTGAAGCCGTGCTGGCTGAGCATGGCAGAACTCCGCTTTACGTGGACATCAGCCGGAAGGATTTTGACCTGCCTGTGGTGCGGGCCATTGTTCCCGGTCTGGCACTTACGGGCGAGTGGGACCGTTTCTCGCGCCCCGGCAAGCGGCTTTTTGCGCGCTATGCTAGTCTTTTTACCTGA
- a CDS encoding IS1595 family transposase, with amino-acid sequence MATKNKYAYRSRISEDKIRQIVRLFAVDLDASQIAEVTSLNRNTINRYLAAFRERIAQYCEAESPVSGEVEVDESYFGARRVRGIRGRGARGKTIVFGLFKRNGHVYTEIVPDCSKATLQGIIRGRVELESVIHSDGWRGYDGLVDLGYQKHFRVQHGNNEFANNHSHINGIESFWAFAKTRLVRFRGLHQHTFYFHLKECEFRFNHRREDIYKLVLKMLRNFPLS; translated from the coding sequence ATGGCAACAAAAAACAAGTATGCTTATCGTTCGAGAATTTCCGAGGACAAAATCCGTCAAATCGTAAGGCTGTTTGCCGTTGATTTGGACGCCTCTCAAATTGCCGAGGTCACGAGCCTCAACCGCAATACCATTAATAGGTATCTCGCTGCGTTCCGGGAAAGAATCGCCCAGTACTGTGAGGCGGAATCGCCTGTCAGCGGTGAGGTTGAGGTTGATGAAAGCTACTTTGGAGCGCGCCGGGTCAGAGGTATCAGAGGTCGGGGTGCTCGTGGCAAAACTATCGTTTTCGGCCTGTTTAAACGCAATGGGCACGTCTACACCGAAATTGTGCCCGACTGTTCAAAAGCCACTCTCCAGGGCATCATCAGAGGTCGCGTTGAACTTGAGAGCGTTATTCACTCTGACGGATGGCGTGGCTATGATGGTCTTGTAGACCTTGGCTATCAAAAGCATTTTCGTGTTCAGCACGGCAATAACGAATTTGCAAACAACCATTCCCACATTAACGGGATTGAAAGCTTTTGGGCCTTTGCAAAAACTCGGCTCGTCCGATTTAGAGGCTTGCACCAGCACACTTTTTATTTTCATTTGAAAGAATGCGAGTTTAGATTTAACCATCGGCGAGAGGACATATACAAATTGGTGCTCAAAATGCTCCGCAATTTTCCTCTCAGCTAG
- a CDS encoding ABC transporter substrate-binding protein has protein sequence MKLGKLFAALAGLALTLGFAGQAPAADAAPIKIGVYLPLTGQNAFGGQLELEGVRLAHKEMPTVLGRPVDLVVVDNKSDKVEAANAVKRLVERDKVVALIGTYGSSLAMAGAEVAEKAKVPGVGTSCTNPLVTQGKKYYFRACFIDPYQGAAAATYARENLGFKKAAVLMDMTNDYAVGLSSFFSKSFKKQGGDVVATLKYSSGDQDFTAQLTELISKNPDIVFMPAYFAEGAIIMKQARELGAKFRLMGADAMDNPDTLKLGGKAAEGFLHTTFPYDPAMPNMSEAAKRFTEAWKATYPNKETNVNGALGYNTYFLILDAIKRANSAEPQAIAKALAETKDLPTALGLLSINATHDAEMPVGIIEYKDGKRVYVGEVTPK, from the coding sequence ATGAAACTGGGAAAACTTTTTGCAGCGCTGGCCGGGCTGGCGCTCACCCTTGGTTTTGCCGGCCAGGCGCCTGCCGCTGATGCCGCTCCTATCAAAATCGGCGTTTACCTTCCCCTGACCGGGCAGAACGCCTTTGGCGGTCAGCTTGAACTTGAAGGCGTCCGCCTGGCGCACAAAGAAATGCCTACCGTTCTCGGTCGCCCCGTGGACCTGGTTGTTGTGGACAACAAGTCCGACAAGGTTGAGGCGGCCAATGCCGTGAAGCGCCTTGTGGAACGTGACAAGGTCGTGGCCCTCATCGGCACCTATGGTTCTTCCCTTGCCATGGCTGGCGCTGAAGTCGCCGAAAAGGCCAAGGTCCCCGGCGTGGGCACCTCCTGCACCAATCCTCTCGTGACCCAGGGCAAGAAGTACTACTTCCGCGCCTGCTTCATTGACCCCTATCAGGGCGCCGCTGCGGCCACCTATGCCCGCGAGAACCTGGGCTTCAAGAAGGCCGCCGTTCTTATGGACATGACCAACGACTATGCCGTGGGCCTGTCCAGTTTCTTCTCCAAGTCCTTCAAAAAGCAGGGCGGCGATGTGGTCGCTACCCTCAAGTACAGTTCCGGCGACCAGGACTTCACTGCCCAGTTGACCGAGCTGATTTCCAAAAACCCCGACATCGTGTTCATGCCCGCCTACTTTGCTGAAGGCGCCATCATCATGAAGCAGGCCCGTGAACTGGGCGCCAAGTTCCGCCTTATGGGCGCGGACGCCATGGACAACCCCGACACGCTCAAGCTCGGCGGCAAGGCTGCCGAGGGCTTCCTGCACACCACCTTCCCTTACGACCCCGCCATGCCCAACATGAGCGAAGCCGCCAAACGCTTCACCGAAGCCTGGAAGGCCACCTATCCTAACAAAGAAACCAACGTTAACGGCGCTCTTGGCTACAACACCTACTTCCTTATCCTTGACGCCATCAAGCGTGCCAATTCCGCCGAGCCCCAGGCCATTGCCAAGGCTCTGGCCGAAACCAAGGATCTGCCCACCGCTCTTGGACTGCTTTCCATCAATGCCACCCACGACGCTGAAATGCCCGTGGGCATCATTGAATACAAAGATGGCAAGCGCGTTTACGTGGGTGAAG
- the rpsI gene encoding 30S ribosomal protein S9, with the protein MSEKFEYGTGRRKTATARTRIYAGSGGITVNGRSFEEYFPRKTLQMIIRQPLVLSKLADKLDVRINVAGGGVTGQAEAVRHGISRALLMVDPALRPMLKKAGFLTRDARKKERKKYGLRAARARYQYSKR; encoded by the coding sequence ATGAGCGAGAAATTTGAATACGGCACCGGCCGTCGCAAGACCGCCACGGCGCGTACCCGCATCTATGCCGGTTCCGGCGGCATCACGGTCAACGGGCGTTCTTTCGAGGAGTATTTTCCCCGTAAGACCCTGCAGATGATCATTCGTCAGCCCCTGGTGCTCTCCAAGCTTGCCGACAAGCTTGATGTGCGCATCAACGTGGCTGGCGGCGGTGTGACCGGTCAGGCCGAAGCTGTGCGCCACGGTATTTCCCGTGCCCTGCTGATGGTTGACCCGGCCCTGCGCCCCATGCTCAAGAAAGCCGGTTTCCTCACCCGGGATGCCCGCAAGAAAGAACGTAAAAAGTACGGCCTGCGCGCTGCCCGCGCACGGTACCAGTACTCCAAGCGTTAA
- a CDS encoding LysE family translocator → MAQILAEFIAPTFPALALAHFMALLSPGPDFFLVVGHAARRGLRGAVFICLGIALGNALYIALAVSGWSLIRQWPLLYRCLELAGAGYLLWVGWALVRSGRQPANFHLNAAAPLAAGRQLLTGLASALLNPKNAIFYLTLMTTIMGTAASLKQQLFAGAWMAGLVFAWDAGLAAAIGHPVVRGLLSRRLTLIETLAGACLMIMAGLLVAVPLL, encoded by the coding sequence ATGGCACAGATTCTTGCGGAGTTCATCGCTCCCACATTTCCCGCACTGGCGCTGGCGCACTTTATGGCTTTGCTCAGCCCTGGCCCGGATTTTTTTCTGGTGGTGGGGCACGCGGCACGGCGTGGTTTGCGCGGGGCCGTGTTCATCTGCCTTGGCATCGCGCTGGGCAATGCCCTGTATATTGCCCTGGCCGTTTCAGGCTGGTCGCTCATCCGGCAGTGGCCGTTGCTTTATCGCTGCTTGGAACTGGCTGGCGCGGGGTATCTGCTGTGGGTGGGCTGGGCGCTTGTGCGTTCAGGGCGGCAGCCGGCGAATTTTCACCTTAATGCGGCCGCGCCCCTTGCGGCGGGCAGGCAACTGCTTACAGGGCTGGCGTCGGCCCTGCTCAATCCCAAGAATGCCATTTTCTATCTTACGCTCATGACCACCATAATGGGAACAGCCGCCAGCCTGAAACAGCAGCTTTTTGCGGGCGCGTGGATGGCGGGACTCGTTTTTGCCTGGGACGCCGGGCTTGCCGCAGCCATTGGGCACCCAGTGGTGCGGGGCCTGTTGAGCAGGCGTCTGACGCTCATTGAAACTCTGGCCGGGGCCTGCCTCATGATAATGGCGGGCCTGCTTGTGGCCGTACCCTTGCTGTGA
- the rplM gene encoding 50S ribosomal protein L13: protein MKTFSPTPKDINREWFVVDAQDQVLGRLASQIAHRLRGKHKPEFAPHMDNGDFIVVVNCEKIKVTGKKMTDKKYYRHSGWVGGLKTSVLGDVLADKPSRVLMTAVKGMLPKNRLGRAMLKKLKIYAGTEHPHTAQNPQPLTLPH, encoded by the coding sequence ATGAAGACGTTCAGCCCCACCCCCAAAGACATCAATCGCGAATGGTTCGTGGTTGACGCTCAGGATCAGGTGCTCGGTCGTCTGGCCAGCCAGATCGCCCACCGCCTGCGCGGCAAGCACAAGCCTGAATTCGCCCCGCATATGGATAACGGGGACTTTATCGTGGTAGTTAACTGCGAAAAGATCAAAGTTACCGGCAAAAAAATGACCGATAAAAAATATTACCGGCACTCCGGCTGGGTCGGCGGTCTCAAGACCTCCGTTCTCGGCGACGTGCTGGCCGACAAGCCCTCCCGCGTCCTGATGACTGCCGTGAAGGGCATGCTGCCCAAGAATCGCCTGGGTCGCGCCATGCTGAAGAAACTCAAGATTTACGCCGGGACCGAACATCCCCATACGGCCCAGAATCCCCAGCCGCTGACGCTGCCGCATTAA
- a CDS encoding HD domain-containing protein, with translation MADIRKSLLQLIFSGAYLLRWNDKLRPVELLEIDKQAHKMLLACVLWHENSLGMSEEKRVRLANDIIEGGLFDYFYRLIITDIKPPIFYKIKENPDQHRQLTEHVLERLQPALSPLGDFWQRMCRWHRSPDEGSLSRRILTAAHLYASQWEFNLIKPLNSPFDEEMDDIGQSFVDRLDSFSDLNGLDQMRQQGTALIRLANLCGQLRFQIRWTQAPRIPATSVLGHMFIVASFAYFFSLSVNACPARANNNFFCGLFHDLPEVLTRDIISPVKRSVADLPKIIKEYEEKELERRIFSPLRQQGFTALVERISYYLGLEVQSEFQECVRRNGTIEKIHDFAALQHDCNFDALDPKDGRLIKDCDNLAAFLEAHSSIRNGVSSPHLLEARVRLLTLLRQSPLTCLKLDSLLADFD, from the coding sequence ATGGCGGATATTCGCAAGAGCTTGCTTCAACTAATTTTTTCAGGCGCATATCTTTTGCGCTGGAACGATAAGCTCCGTCCCGTGGAACTGCTTGAAATCGACAAGCAGGCACACAAGATGCTGCTGGCCTGCGTGCTGTGGCATGAAAATTCTCTCGGCATGTCTGAAGAAAAACGGGTGCGCCTTGCCAACGACATCATTGAAGGCGGGCTGTTTGACTATTTTTACCGCCTCATCATCACCGACATCAAGCCCCCCATCTTTTATAAAATCAAAGAAAATCCCGACCAGCACCGCCAGTTGACCGAACACGTGCTGGAGCGGCTGCAACCGGCCCTGTCGCCCCTTGGCGACTTCTGGCAGCGCATGTGCCGCTGGCACCGCAGCCCCGACGAAGGCAGCCTGTCCCGCCGCATACTCACCGCCGCCCACCTCTACGCATCCCAATGGGAATTCAACCTCATCAAGCCGCTCAACAGCCCTTTTGACGAAGAGATGGACGATATCGGCCAGTCCTTTGTGGACAGGTTGGACAGCTTCAGCGACCTTAACGGCCTTGACCAGATGCGCCAACAGGGTACGGCGCTTATCCGCCTGGCCAACCTCTGCGGGCAGTTGCGCTTTCAGATACGCTGGACGCAAGCGCCGCGCATTCCGGCCACCTCCGTTCTTGGACACATGTTCATCGTGGCCAGCTTCGCCTATTTTTTCAGCCTGTCTGTAAACGCCTGCCCCGCACGGGCCAACAATAATTTTTTCTGCGGTCTTTTTCATGACCTGCCCGAGGTGCTCACCCGCGACATTATCTCGCCGGTCAAGAGATCCGTGGCAGACTTGCCCAAGATTATTAAAGAATATGAAGAAAAAGAGCTGGAGCGCCGCATTTTCTCCCCTCTTCGCCAGCAGGGCTTCACCGCGCTGGTGGAACGCATATCCTATTATCTTGGACTTGAGGTACAGTCAGAATTTCAGGAATGCGTACGGCGCAACGGCACCATTGAAAAAATACATGACTTCGCCGCATTGCAGCACGACTGCAACTTCGATGCGCTGGACCCCAAGGATGGCCGCCTCATCAAGGATTGCGACAACCTCGCGGCCTTTCTTGAGGCCCACAGTTCCATCCGCAACGGCGTTTCATCACCACACCTGCTCGAAGCCCGCGTCCGCCTGCTGACCCTGCTGCGCCAAAGCCCCCTCACCTGCCTCAAGCTGGACTCTCTTCTGGCAGACTTTGACTAG
- a CDS encoding translation initiation factor 2, with product MHTITRLSTVLPTPLPGAATRGRAALLALFLALAAWLAPPTEALALTASKGLSFYARDMEYYYKEKRPETLPGILRTFDAQNVLYDRQKQLTLAAFLAEALKSEPTARQTLLAQVPTLSRDGKRTLAWAVHLAQLTDEAALMNQLLDKQDAILLQQIHQNPTPLLQWDITSEKTVLQMYWAAYTASGNVAYLDAIIDAALRYADLNSSGRQNDPAFSVSQTAAASLYEMSPRHEAVQDRVQQRLKGLSGPRAETLRTILRK from the coding sequence ATGCACACCATCACCCGCCTTTCTACCGTTCTGCCCACCCCGCTTCCCGGCGCTGCAACGCGCGGCCGGGCAGCCCTGCTCGCCCTGTTTCTCGCACTGGCGGCATGGCTTGCGCCCCCCACTGAGGCCCTGGCCCTCACCGCCTCCAAGGGACTTTCTTTTTACGCCCGGGATATGGAGTACTATTACAAGGAAAAACGGCCCGAAACACTGCCGGGCATCCTCCGCACCTTTGACGCGCAAAACGTCCTCTATGACCGGCAAAAGCAGCTCACCCTGGCCGCCTTTCTTGCCGAGGCCCTCAAGTCGGAGCCCACAGCCCGCCAGACCCTGCTGGCGCAGGTTCCCACACTGAGCAGGGACGGCAAGCGCACCCTGGCCTGGGCCGTACACCTGGCCCAACTGACGGACGAAGCCGCCCTCATGAACCAGTTGCTGGACAAACAGGACGCCATACTCCTGCAGCAGATCCACCAGAATCCCACGCCCCTGCTGCAATGGGACATCACCAGCGAAAAAACCGTTTTGCAAATGTACTGGGCCGCATATACAGCTTCAGGCAATGTGGCCTATCTGGACGCCATCATTGACGCGGCCCTTCGCTACGCCGACCTCAACTCCAGCGGCAGGCAGAACGATCCGGCTTTTTCCGTAAGTCAGACGGCCGCCGCCTCACTGTACGAAATGAGTCCGCGCCACGAAGCCGTCCAAGACCGCGTGCAGCAAAGACTCAAGGGACTTTCCGGCCCAAGGGCCGAGACCCTGCGAACCATTTTGCGAAAATAG
- a CDS encoding DNA polymerase I, with product MSLKNRLDLAVDPVFLMDGSAFIYRGFFANRNMQRSDGFPTNALVVVTRVLLRILREERPQYFLFVKDGRGKNFRHDIYPLYKANRDATPEDLIRQMEPIERMVTALGMSLEVSDGCEADDCIASLAARLSKERPVVIVSGDKDLKQCLGPNIFMWDPAFKEEKLLTSDQFTKESGLTPAQWADVQALVGDTSDNIPGVPGIGPKTAAKIFEICPTLEDIRDHFALLPPKLQDKLRDHLDDMFTWRKLTTLSLDVCTGLELNDLLVRPIDAAHCAALAEEFELHALRREMASLERMQLSGQSGAAEEGTKPRAQNGAPSASSASSGSSASSGAPATFLAEKNNGADSAARGQGPQSQPPKGVGAQMSLLEVAEEKTAPQVLTVADLPNCSGLDLSLVWPRGAGAAPHAAVTGGEDVCWMGSADELCAWASHARRIITPDLKGLLAAAPCWRELARKKSPDFFRDLGLAAYLINPEESDYGWPRLAVHWGAPLRDDGPGPALLALRMAAVLEARMQQDDLLRLYNELELPLTPVLADMEGRGIAIDVAAFEAFLADVQAELDKLTAAVYAAAGKEFNIRSAQQLGDVLFSTLDLPSPRKTRGGQASTSQETLEKLASRHPVVESILQFRKLEKMRSTYLDPLPRLMDSQGRVHTTFNQKATATGRLSSSNPNLQNIPVRGELGKRMRSCFIARPDHSLVSADYSQVELRVLAHMSQDAALLEAFRKGEDIHARTAALVYDLPPDQVSPDQRRNAKTINFGLIYGMGAQKLAQELKITTNEAKEFIARYFARLTGLKEFYESIEATAKRQGYVVTLGGRRRLLPDIHSANGQAYALARRQAINTVIQGSAADIIKLAMLAVAGDAQLRDCKASLLLQVHDELLLEVPQDAAKAAGARVAELMGAVMPGNEPLSVPLVVDWGVGNDWGSAH from the coding sequence ATGTCTTTAAAAAACCGCCTTGATCTTGCCGTTGACCCCGTTTTTCTGATGGATGGCTCCGCCTTTATTTACCGGGGATTTTTCGCCAACAGAAACATGCAGCGTTCTGACGGTTTTCCCACCAACGCGCTGGTGGTGGTGACCCGTGTGCTTCTGCGCATTCTGCGCGAGGAAAGGCCGCAATATTTTCTGTTCGTCAAGGACGGCAGAGGCAAGAACTTCAGGCATGACATCTACCCCCTGTACAAAGCCAACCGTGACGCCACTCCCGAAGACCTGATCCGGCAGATGGAACCCATCGAACGCATGGTCACCGCCCTTGGCATGAGCCTTGAGGTTTCCGACGGCTGCGAGGCCGACGACTGCATAGCCTCATTGGCCGCGCGCCTCTCAAAAGAGCGCCCTGTGGTCATTGTCAGCGGCGACAAGGACCTCAAGCAGTGCCTTGGCCCCAATATTTTCATGTGGGACCCCGCTTTCAAGGAAGAAAAACTGCTTACTTCCGACCAGTTTACGAAAGAAAGTGGTCTGACCCCGGCCCAATGGGCCGACGTGCAGGCCCTTGTGGGCGACACCAGTGACAACATCCCCGGCGTGCCCGGCATCGGCCCCAAAACCGCCGCCAAGATTTTTGAGATATGCCCAACTCTTGAGGATATCCGCGACCATTTCGCCCTGCTGCCCCCCAAGCTTCAGGACAAGCTGCGCGACCATCTGGACGACATGTTCACCTGGCGCAAGCTGACCACACTGTCCCTGGATGTCTGCACCGGGCTTGAACTGAACGACCTTCTGGTGCGCCCCATCGACGCGGCCCATTGCGCGGCCCTGGCCGAAGAATTTGAACTGCACGCCCTGCGCCGCGAAATGGCGTCGCTGGAGCGGATGCAGCTTTCCGGCCAGTCTGGCGCTGCCGAAGAAGGGACAAAGCCCCGCGCCCAAAACGGCGCACCGTCCGCTTCGTCCGCGTCATCCGGTTCATCTGCGTCATCGGGCGCGCCCGCCACGTTTTTGGCAGAAAAAAACAACGGAGCCGATAGCGCCGCCCGGGGGCAGGGGCCTCAGTCCCAGCCGCCCAAGGGTGTTGGCGCGCAGATGAGTCTTCTTGAAGTGGCCGAAGAAAAGACGGCCCCGCAAGTGCTTACTGTCGCTGATCTGCCAAACTGCAGTGGCCTTGACCTGTCCCTGGTATGGCCTAGAGGCGCGGGCGCTGCGCCCCATGCCGCTGTGACGGGTGGCGAGGATGTCTGCTGGATGGGCAGCGCGGACGAGCTTTGCGCCTGGGCCTCTCACGCGCGGCGCATCATCACGCCTGACCTCAAAGGCTTGTTGGCCGCTGCTCCTTGCTGGCGCGAACTCGCGCGGAAAAAATCTCCGGATTTTTTTAGGGATCTTGGCCTGGCCGCCTACCTTATAAATCCTGAAGAAAGTGATTACGGCTGGCCGCGCCTTGCCGTGCACTGGGGCGCGCCCCTGCGCGACGACGGCCCCGGCCCGGCGCTGCTGGCCCTGCGTATGGCGGCGGTGCTTGAAGCGCGCATGCAGCAGGATGATCTGCTGCGGCTCTACAATGAGCTTGAACTGCCCCTCACCCCGGTGCTGGCGGATATGGAAGGCCGGGGCATAGCCATTGACGTCGCCGCGTTCGAGGCCTTTCTTGCCGATGTGCAGGCCGAACTCGACAAACTGACGGCCGCAGTTTACGCGGCGGCGGGCAAGGAATTCAATATCCGCTCGGCGCAGCAGCTTGGCGACGTGCTTTTCAGCACGCTTGATCTTCCCTCGCCGCGCAAGACCAGGGGCGGACAGGCCTCCACCAGCCAGGAAACCCTTGAAAAACTGGCAAGCCGTCATCCTGTGGTGGAAAGTATCCTGCAATTCCGCAAGCTTGAAAAGATGCGCTCCACCTACCTTGATCCCCTGCCGCGTCTTATGGACAGCCAGGGCCGCGTCCACACGACTTTTAATCAGAAGGCCACAGCCACAGGACGCCTTTCATCCAGCAACCCGAATTTGCAGAACATCCCCGTGCGTGGCGAACTCGGCAAGCGCATGCGCTCCTGCTTCATCGCCAGGCCCGATCACTCCCTGGTGTCCGCCGACTACTCGCAGGTGGAACTGCGCGTTCTGGCCCACATGTCGCAAGACGCGGCCCTGCTTGAAGCTTTTCGAAAAGGCGAAGACATCCACGCCCGCACGGCCGCCCTGGTCTATGATCTGCCCCCTGACCAGGTGAGCCCTGACCAGCGCCGTAATGCCAAGACCATCAACTTTGGCCTCATTTACGGGATGGGCGCGCAAAAACTGGCCCAGGAACTTAAAATCACCACCAATGAGGCCAAGGAATTCATTGCCCGCTACTTCGCGCGCCTCACGGGCCTCAAGGAATTTTACGAATCAATTGAAGCTACGGCCAAACGGCAAGGCTACGTGGTCACGCTTGGCGGCCGCCGCCGCCTTCTGCCCGATATCCATTCGGCCAACGGGCAGGCCTATGCCCTGGCCAGACGCCAGGCCATCAACACGGTTATTCAGGGCTCGGCCGCCGACATCATCAAGCTGGCCATGCTGGCCGTGGCCGGGGACGCGCAACTGCGGGACTGCAAAGCCAGCCTGCTGCTTCAGGTGCACGACGAACTGCTGCTGGAAGTGCCGCAGGACGCCGCCAAGGCCGCCGGGGCACGCGTCGCCGAGCTTATGGGTGCGGTCATGCCTGGCAACGAACCCCTTTCCGTGCCGCTGGTGGTCGATTGGGGCGTGGGCAATGATTGGGGTTCCGCGCATTAA
- a CDS encoding AraC family transcriptional regulator: MAHESHLAVQKFAAPQALPFVEVRTTLDSVQPYAEHFHSSWSLGAILEGRTRFRLHGQMHEAQKGDIVLIGPGVAHSCNPVDGQSRSYHMAHVDCRWFAQRVCPVLGLPENCEAVLPLIRDKALYAGALEVIQAMLAGQARSEQALLDLLVRLQLAYGCFRPAAEDCTSMARFLPAGEEGSLCTERHAVSQLAEMSGLRRESYSRAFRRGTGLPPASYLHCLRLEKARRLLRQGKSIAEAAAAAGYADQSHLHRMFVKFYSVTPGCYRKGASHSYKK, from the coding sequence ATGGCGCATGAATCCCATCTTGCCGTACAGAAGTTTGCCGCTCCGCAAGCCTTGCCCTTTGTGGAGGTGCGGACAACCCTGGACAGCGTGCAACCCTACGCGGAACATTTTCATTCCAGTTGGTCACTCGGGGCCATTCTTGAAGGACGCACGCGGTTTCGGCTTCACGGCCAGATGCACGAAGCGCAAAAGGGTGACATTGTGCTTATCGGGCCTGGCGTCGCACACAGCTGCAACCCTGTGGACGGGCAGTCCAGAAGCTACCACATGGCGCACGTGGATTGCCGCTGGTTCGCGCAGCGCGTCTGCCCGGTTTTGGGCCTGCCGGAAAACTGTGAAGCGGTGCTTCCCCTGATTCGGGACAAAGCGCTCTATGCGGGCGCCCTTGAAGTCATACAGGCAATGCTGGCTGGTCAGGCACGCAGCGAGCAGGCGCTGCTGGATTTGCTGGTTCGATTGCAGCTTGCCTACGGCTGCTTCAGGCCTGCCGCCGAGGACTGCACCAGCATGGCGCGGTTTTTGCCAGCCGGGGAGGAGGGCAGCCTGTGCACGGAGCGTCACGCGGTGTCCCAACTGGCTGAAATGTCCGGTCTGCGTCGCGAAAGCTATTCCCGCGCTTTCAGGCGTGGTACAGGCCTGCCGCCGGCAAGCTATCTGCACTGTCTGCGCCTTGAAAAGGCCCGCCGTCTGCTGCGCCAGGGCAAAAGCATCGCGGAAGCCGCCGCTGCTGCCGGATACGCAGATCAGAGCCACCTGCACCGCATGTTCGTGAAGTTCTATTCTGTGACGCCAGGCTGCTATCGCAAAGGCGCGTCACATTCGTACAAGAAATAA